In the genome of Flavobacterium panacagri, one region contains:
- the rpsL gene encoding 30S ribosomal protein S12, protein MPTIQQLVRTGRTQITKKSKSVALDSCPQRRGVCTRVYTTTPKKPNSAMRKVARVRLTNGNEVNAYIPGEGHNLQEHSIVLVRGGRVKDLPGVRYHIVRGALDTSGVAGRTQRRSKYGAKRPKEAKK, encoded by the coding sequence ATGCCAACAATTCAACAATTAGTAAGAACAGGAAGAACTCAGATCACTAAGAAGAGTAAATCGGTTGCTTTAGATTCTTGTCCTCAAAGAAGAGGGGTTTGTACGCGTGTTTACACTACTACACCAAAAAAACCAAACTCTGCAATGCGTAAAGTTGCGCGTGTACGTTTGACAAATGGTAATGAGGTGAATGCTTACATCCCAGGAGAAGGACATAATCTACAAGAGCACTCGATAGTATTAGTGCGAGGTGGAAGGGTAAAAGATTTACCAGGTGTTAGATATCACATCGTTCGTGGAGCGCTTGATACGTCAGGTGTTGCAGGAAGAACGCAAAGAAGATCTAAGTACGGTGCTAAACGCCCAAAAGAAGCAAAAAAGTAA
- the rpsG gene encoding 30S ribosomal protein S7 codes for MRKRAAKKRPLLPDPRFNDQLVTRFVNNLMWDGKKSTAFKVFYDAIDIIETKKQNDEKTSLEIWKDALTNVMPHVEVRSRRVGGATFQIPMQIRPDRKISMAMKWLILYSRRRNEKSMAQRLASECLAAAKEEGAAVKKRMDTHKMAEANKAFSHFRF; via the coding sequence ATGAGAAAAAGAGCGGCAAAGAAAAGACCACTTTTACCGGATCCAAGGTTTAATGACCAATTAGTAACACGTTTTGTGAATAACTTAATGTGGGATGGTAAGAAATCTACAGCTTTTAAAGTATTTTATGATGCTATTGATATCATTGAAACTAAAAAGCAAAATGATGAGAAAACTTCATTAGAGATCTGGAAAGATGCTTTAACAAACGTTATGCCTCACGTAGAAGTACGTAGCCGTAGAGTTGGTGGAGCTACATTCCAAATTCCAATGCAGATTCGTCCAGACAGAAAAATTTCTATGGCAATGAAGTGGTTAATACTTTATTCAAGAAGAAGAAATGAAAAATCTATGGCACAACGTTTAGCTTCTGAGTGTTTAGCTGCGGCTAAAGAAGAAGGTGCTGCAGTTAAGAAAAGAATGGATACTCACAAAATGGCAGAAGCTAATAAAGCATTCTCTCACTTTAGATTTTAA